The following proteins are co-located in the Dromiciops gliroides isolate mDroGli1 chromosome 2, mDroGli1.pri, whole genome shotgun sequence genome:
- the INTS10 gene encoding integrator complex subunit 10 isoform X1, whose product MEPAPGGDGAALDMRSRLSTGSGPGVGGSSSESKGLACSGVMSSLGDCEFLVQRARELVQQDLWAAKAWLITARSLYPADFNIQYEMYIIERNAERTASAGRLLYDMFVNFPDQPVVWREISVITSALRNDSQDKQTQFLRGLFETLPGRVQCEMLLKATEQCFNTLERAEMLLLLLRRFPETVVQHGVGLGETLLEAENIDEQESPVNCFRKLFVCDVLPLIINNPDVRLPASLLYKYLNKAAEFYINYVTRSTQTENQHQAIPVCDLGPKTSGPPCPNLSNEGAQDTPDLMSPSKRSTQKYIIDGLTEKSSQIVDPWERLFKILSVIGMRCEWQMDKGRRNLGDILHRMKDLCRYMNNFDTETHTKYKNQIVYSTMLVFFKNAYQYVSSIQPSLFQGPNTPSQVPLVLLEDVSNVYGDVEVDRNKHIHKKRKLAEGREKTMQSSDDEECSGKGRSRHIVVNKAELVNSIEVLESFKLARDSWELLYSLDFLDKEFTRICLAWKTDTWLWLRIFLTDMIIYQGQYKKAIASLHHLAALQGSHPQQQITGQGTLEHQRALIQLATCHFALGEYRLTCEKILDLMCYMVLPIQDGGKSHEEPSKVKPKFRKGSDLKLLPCTNKAIMPYCLHLMLACFKLRAFTDNRDDMALGHVIVLLQQEWPRGENLFLKAVNKICQQGNFQYENFFNYVTNIDMLEEFAYLRTQEGGKIHLELLPNQGMLIKPSSPPLGLLQQEFIPVLQPSIQTADRHHTVTRGITKGVKEDFRLAMERQVSRCGENLMVVLHRFCINEKILLLQALA is encoded by the exons ATGGAGCCTGCCCCTGGAGGCGATGGCGCGGCTTTGGACATGCGCAGTAGGCTTTCCACAGGTTCGGGTCCTGGGGTCGGAGGGTCGAGCAGCGAGTCCAAGGGACTCGCTTGCTCCGGTGTCATGTCGTCCCTAGGCGACTGTGAGTTCCTAGTGCAGCGAGCCCGGGAACTGGTGCAGCAAGACCTGTGGGCGGCCAAGGCCTGGCTCATCACTGCGCGCAGCCTCTACCCGGCCGACTTCAATATCCAG TATGAGATGTATATCATTGAACGGAATGCAGAGCGGACAGCTTCAGCTGGAAGACTCCTGTATGACAT gtttgtgAATTTTCCAGACCAACCAGTGGTATGGAGAGAAATAAGTGTCATCACTTCTGCATTAAGGAATGATTCCCAGGATAAACAAACCCAATTTTTAAGAG GTTTATTTGAAACCCTTCCTGGTAGGGTGCAATGTGAGATGCTACTAAAGGCCACAGAACAATGCTTTAATACATTGGAGCGAGCAGAAATGTTACTTCTGCTTTTGAGGCGGTTCCCTGAAACAGTTGTACAACATGGG gTTGGCCTTGGGGAAACATTGTTGGAAGCTGAAAATATTGATGAACAAGAATCCCCTGTCAACTGCTTTAGAAAATTATTTG tTTGTGATGTCCTTCCTCTAATAATTAATAACCCTGATGTTAGGTTACCTGCCAGCCTATTATATAAGTATTTGAACAAAGCAGCtgaattttatattaattatgtCACTAGGTCTACCCAGACGGAAAATCAGCATCAAG CTATAccagtgtgtgaccttggaccaaaGACTTCGGGACCTCCATGTCCTAATCTTTCAAATGAAG GAGCCCAGGATACACCTGATCTTATGTCCCCGAGCAAGCGTAGCACTCAGAAGTACATTATAGATGGCCTAACTGAAAAGTCATCCCAGATTGTAGACCCTTGGGAGAGGTTGTTTAAAATTTTGTCTGTCATAGGAATGAGATGTGAATGGCAGATGGATAAAGGAAGACG AAACCTTGGTGATATTTTGCATAGAATGAAAGACCTCTGCAGATACATGAATAATTTTGACACTGAAACTCACACAAAGTATAAAAATCAAATAGTGTATTCTACAATGCTAGTCTTCTTTAAGAATGCATACCAGTATGTCAGTAGCATACAGCCATCTCTCTTCCAAG GTCCTAATACCCCCAGTCAAGTTCCGTTGGTTCTTCTTGAGGATGTATCAAATGTGTATGGGGATGTAGAAGTAGATCGcaacaaacacatacataaaaaGAGGAAACTtgcagaaggaagagaaaaaaccaTG cagagcTCTGATGATGAAGAATGTTCAGGGAAAGGAAGAAGCCGGCACATTGTAGTTAATAAGGCAGAGCTTGTCAATTCAATCGAAGTCCTGGAAAGCTTCAAATTGGCACGTGATAGCTGGGAGTTGCTCTATTCCCTAGATTTCCTTGACAAGG AATTTACAAGAATATGTTTAGCATGGAAGACAGATACCTGGCTTTGGCTACGAATCTTTCTCACTGACATGATTATCTATCAG GGGCAGTATAAAAAGGCAATAGCCAGCCTACATCACTTAGCAGCTCTTCAGGGATCACATCCTCAACAGCAGATCACTGGACAAGGAACACTGGAGCATCAAAGAGCACTCATCCAGTTAGCAACTTGTCACTTTGCTCTTGGAGAATACCGA ttgACATGTGAAAAAATTCTGGATCTTATGTGCTACATGGTACTTCCCATTCAAGATGGAGGAAAATCTCATGAGGAACCTTCTAAAGTAAAACCCAAGTTTAGAAAAG gatcagATTTGAAACTTCTGCCTTGTACTAATAAGGCTATTATGCCTTATTGCCTTCATTTAATGTTAGCCTGTTTTAAG TTAAGGGCTTTCACAGATAACAGGGATGATATGGCATTGGGTCATGTGATCGTGTTGCTTCAGCAAGAATGGCCACGTGGAGAGAACCTGTTTTTGAAAGCTGTCAATAAAATTTGTCAGCAAGGCAACTTTCAGTATGAGAATTTTTTCAACTATGTGACAA ATATAGACATGTTGGAGGAATTTGCCTATTTGAGGACCCAGGAAGGCGGAAAAATCCATTTGGAATTACTGCCCAATCAAGGAATGCTAATCAA
- the INTS10 gene encoding integrator complex subunit 10 isoform X3, whose protein sequence is MEPAPGGDGAALDMRSRLSTGSGPGVGGSSSESKGLACSGVMSSLGDCEFLVQRARELVQQDLWAAKAWLITARSLYPADFNIQYEMYIIERNAERTASAGRLLYDMFVNFPDQPVVWREISVITSALRNDSQDKQTQFLRGLFETLPGRVQCEMLLKATEQCFNTLERAEMLLLLLRRFPETVVQHGVGLGETLLEAENIDEQESPVNCFRKLFVCDVLPLIINNPDVRLPASLLYKYLNKAAEFYINYVTRSTQTENQHQGAQDTPDLMSPSKRSTQKYIIDGLTEKSSQIVDPWERLFKILSVIGMRCEWQMDKGRRNLGDILHRMKDLCRYMNNFDTETHTKYKNQIVYSTMLVFFKNAYQYVSSIQPSLFQGPNTPSQVPLVLLEDVSNVYGDVEVDRNKHIHKKRKLAEGREKTMQSSDDEECSGKGRSRHIVVNKAELVNSIEVLESFKLARDSWELLYSLDFLDKEFTRICLAWKTDTWLWLRIFLTDMIIYQGQYKKAIASLHHLAALQGSHPQQQITGQGTLEHQRALIQLATCHFALGEYRLTCEKILDLMCYMVLPIQDGGKSHEEPSKVKPKFRKGSDLKLLPCTNKAIMPYCLHLMLACFKLRAFTDNRDDMALGHVIVLLQQEWPRGENLFLKAVNKICQQGNFQYENFFNYVTNIDMLEEFAYLRTQEGGKIHLELLPNQGMLIKPSSPPLGLLQQEFIPVLQPSIQTADRHHTVTRGITKGVKEDFRLAMERQVSRCGENLMVVLHRFCINEKILLLQALA, encoded by the exons ATGGAGCCTGCCCCTGGAGGCGATGGCGCGGCTTTGGACATGCGCAGTAGGCTTTCCACAGGTTCGGGTCCTGGGGTCGGAGGGTCGAGCAGCGAGTCCAAGGGACTCGCTTGCTCCGGTGTCATGTCGTCCCTAGGCGACTGTGAGTTCCTAGTGCAGCGAGCCCGGGAACTGGTGCAGCAAGACCTGTGGGCGGCCAAGGCCTGGCTCATCACTGCGCGCAGCCTCTACCCGGCCGACTTCAATATCCAG TATGAGATGTATATCATTGAACGGAATGCAGAGCGGACAGCTTCAGCTGGAAGACTCCTGTATGACAT gtttgtgAATTTTCCAGACCAACCAGTGGTATGGAGAGAAATAAGTGTCATCACTTCTGCATTAAGGAATGATTCCCAGGATAAACAAACCCAATTTTTAAGAG GTTTATTTGAAACCCTTCCTGGTAGGGTGCAATGTGAGATGCTACTAAAGGCCACAGAACAATGCTTTAATACATTGGAGCGAGCAGAAATGTTACTTCTGCTTTTGAGGCGGTTCCCTGAAACAGTTGTACAACATGGG gTTGGCCTTGGGGAAACATTGTTGGAAGCTGAAAATATTGATGAACAAGAATCCCCTGTCAACTGCTTTAGAAAATTATTTG tTTGTGATGTCCTTCCTCTAATAATTAATAACCCTGATGTTAGGTTACCTGCCAGCCTATTATATAAGTATTTGAACAAAGCAGCtgaattttatattaattatgtCACTAGGTCTACCCAGACGGAAAATCAGCATCAAG GAGCCCAGGATACACCTGATCTTATGTCCCCGAGCAAGCGTAGCACTCAGAAGTACATTATAGATGGCCTAACTGAAAAGTCATCCCAGATTGTAGACCCTTGGGAGAGGTTGTTTAAAATTTTGTCTGTCATAGGAATGAGATGTGAATGGCAGATGGATAAAGGAAGACG AAACCTTGGTGATATTTTGCATAGAATGAAAGACCTCTGCAGATACATGAATAATTTTGACACTGAAACTCACACAAAGTATAAAAATCAAATAGTGTATTCTACAATGCTAGTCTTCTTTAAGAATGCATACCAGTATGTCAGTAGCATACAGCCATCTCTCTTCCAAG GTCCTAATACCCCCAGTCAAGTTCCGTTGGTTCTTCTTGAGGATGTATCAAATGTGTATGGGGATGTAGAAGTAGATCGcaacaaacacatacataaaaaGAGGAAACTtgcagaaggaagagaaaaaaccaTG cagagcTCTGATGATGAAGAATGTTCAGGGAAAGGAAGAAGCCGGCACATTGTAGTTAATAAGGCAGAGCTTGTCAATTCAATCGAAGTCCTGGAAAGCTTCAAATTGGCACGTGATAGCTGGGAGTTGCTCTATTCCCTAGATTTCCTTGACAAGG AATTTACAAGAATATGTTTAGCATGGAAGACAGATACCTGGCTTTGGCTACGAATCTTTCTCACTGACATGATTATCTATCAG GGGCAGTATAAAAAGGCAATAGCCAGCCTACATCACTTAGCAGCTCTTCAGGGATCACATCCTCAACAGCAGATCACTGGACAAGGAACACTGGAGCATCAAAGAGCACTCATCCAGTTAGCAACTTGTCACTTTGCTCTTGGAGAATACCGA ttgACATGTGAAAAAATTCTGGATCTTATGTGCTACATGGTACTTCCCATTCAAGATGGAGGAAAATCTCATGAGGAACCTTCTAAAGTAAAACCCAAGTTTAGAAAAG gatcagATTTGAAACTTCTGCCTTGTACTAATAAGGCTATTATGCCTTATTGCCTTCATTTAATGTTAGCCTGTTTTAAG TTAAGGGCTTTCACAGATAACAGGGATGATATGGCATTGGGTCATGTGATCGTGTTGCTTCAGCAAGAATGGCCACGTGGAGAGAACCTGTTTTTGAAAGCTGTCAATAAAATTTGTCAGCAAGGCAACTTTCAGTATGAGAATTTTTTCAACTATGTGACAA ATATAGACATGTTGGAGGAATTTGCCTATTTGAGGACCCAGGAAGGCGGAAAAATCCATTTGGAATTACTGCCCAATCAAGGAATGCTAATCAA
- the INTS10 gene encoding integrator complex subunit 10 isoform X7 codes for MEPAPGGDGAALDMRSRLSTGSGPGVGGSSSESKGLACSGVMSSLGDCEFLVQRARELVQQDLWAAKAWLITARSLYPADFNIQYEMYIIERNAERTASAGRLLYDMFVNFPDQPVVWREISVITSALRNDSQDKQTQFLRGLFETLPGRVQCEMLLKATEQCFNTLERAEMLLLLLRRFPETVVQHGVGLGETLLEAENIDEQESPVNCFRKLFVCDVLPLIINNPDVRLPASLLYKYLNKAAEFYINYVTRSTQTENQHQGAQDTPDLMSPSKRSTQKYIIDGLTEKSSQIVDPWERLFKILSVIGMRCEWQMDKGRRNLGDILHRMKDLCRYMNNFDTETHTKYKNQIVYSTMLVFFKNAYQYVSSIQPSLFQGPNTPSQVPLVLLEDVSNVYGDVEVDRNKHIHKKRKLAEGREKTMQSSDDEECSGKGRSRHIVVNKAELVNSIEVLESFKLARDSWELLYSLDFLDKEFTRICLAWKTDTWLWLRIFLTDMIIYQGQYKKAIASLHHLAALQGSHPQQQITGQGTLEHQRALIQLATCHFALGEYRLTCEKILDLMCYMVLPIQDGGKSHEEPSKVKPKFRKGSDLKLLPCTNKAIMPYCLHLMLACFKLRAFTDNRDDMALGHVIVLLQQEWPRGENLFLKAVNKICQQGNFQYENFFNYVTNIDMLEEFAYLRTQEGGKIHLELLPNQGMLIKHHTVTRGITKGVKEDFRLAMERQVSRCGENLMVVLHRFCINEKILLLQALA; via the exons ATGGAGCCTGCCCCTGGAGGCGATGGCGCGGCTTTGGACATGCGCAGTAGGCTTTCCACAGGTTCGGGTCCTGGGGTCGGAGGGTCGAGCAGCGAGTCCAAGGGACTCGCTTGCTCCGGTGTCATGTCGTCCCTAGGCGACTGTGAGTTCCTAGTGCAGCGAGCCCGGGAACTGGTGCAGCAAGACCTGTGGGCGGCCAAGGCCTGGCTCATCACTGCGCGCAGCCTCTACCCGGCCGACTTCAATATCCAG TATGAGATGTATATCATTGAACGGAATGCAGAGCGGACAGCTTCAGCTGGAAGACTCCTGTATGACAT gtttgtgAATTTTCCAGACCAACCAGTGGTATGGAGAGAAATAAGTGTCATCACTTCTGCATTAAGGAATGATTCCCAGGATAAACAAACCCAATTTTTAAGAG GTTTATTTGAAACCCTTCCTGGTAGGGTGCAATGTGAGATGCTACTAAAGGCCACAGAACAATGCTTTAATACATTGGAGCGAGCAGAAATGTTACTTCTGCTTTTGAGGCGGTTCCCTGAAACAGTTGTACAACATGGG gTTGGCCTTGGGGAAACATTGTTGGAAGCTGAAAATATTGATGAACAAGAATCCCCTGTCAACTGCTTTAGAAAATTATTTG tTTGTGATGTCCTTCCTCTAATAATTAATAACCCTGATGTTAGGTTACCTGCCAGCCTATTATATAAGTATTTGAACAAAGCAGCtgaattttatattaattatgtCACTAGGTCTACCCAGACGGAAAATCAGCATCAAG GAGCCCAGGATACACCTGATCTTATGTCCCCGAGCAAGCGTAGCACTCAGAAGTACATTATAGATGGCCTAACTGAAAAGTCATCCCAGATTGTAGACCCTTGGGAGAGGTTGTTTAAAATTTTGTCTGTCATAGGAATGAGATGTGAATGGCAGATGGATAAAGGAAGACG AAACCTTGGTGATATTTTGCATAGAATGAAAGACCTCTGCAGATACATGAATAATTTTGACACTGAAACTCACACAAAGTATAAAAATCAAATAGTGTATTCTACAATGCTAGTCTTCTTTAAGAATGCATACCAGTATGTCAGTAGCATACAGCCATCTCTCTTCCAAG GTCCTAATACCCCCAGTCAAGTTCCGTTGGTTCTTCTTGAGGATGTATCAAATGTGTATGGGGATGTAGAAGTAGATCGcaacaaacacatacataaaaaGAGGAAACTtgcagaaggaagagaaaaaaccaTG cagagcTCTGATGATGAAGAATGTTCAGGGAAAGGAAGAAGCCGGCACATTGTAGTTAATAAGGCAGAGCTTGTCAATTCAATCGAAGTCCTGGAAAGCTTCAAATTGGCACGTGATAGCTGGGAGTTGCTCTATTCCCTAGATTTCCTTGACAAGG AATTTACAAGAATATGTTTAGCATGGAAGACAGATACCTGGCTTTGGCTACGAATCTTTCTCACTGACATGATTATCTATCAG GGGCAGTATAAAAAGGCAATAGCCAGCCTACATCACTTAGCAGCTCTTCAGGGATCACATCCTCAACAGCAGATCACTGGACAAGGAACACTGGAGCATCAAAGAGCACTCATCCAGTTAGCAACTTGTCACTTTGCTCTTGGAGAATACCGA ttgACATGTGAAAAAATTCTGGATCTTATGTGCTACATGGTACTTCCCATTCAAGATGGAGGAAAATCTCATGAGGAACCTTCTAAAGTAAAACCCAAGTTTAGAAAAG gatcagATTTGAAACTTCTGCCTTGTACTAATAAGGCTATTATGCCTTATTGCCTTCATTTAATGTTAGCCTGTTTTAAG TTAAGGGCTTTCACAGATAACAGGGATGATATGGCATTGGGTCATGTGATCGTGTTGCTTCAGCAAGAATGGCCACGTGGAGAGAACCTGTTTTTGAAAGCTGTCAATAAAATTTGTCAGCAAGGCAACTTTCAGTATGAGAATTTTTTCAACTATGTGACAA ATATAGACATGTTGGAGGAATTTGCCTATTTGAGGACCCAGGAAGGCGGAAAAATCCATTTGGAATTACTGCCCAATCAAGGAATGCTAATCAA